The following proteins are co-located in the Vigna angularis cultivar LongXiaoDou No.4 chromosome 2, ASM1680809v1, whole genome shotgun sequence genome:
- the LOC108321170 gene encoding uncharacterized protein LOC108321170 isoform X2, which yields MTIPEFVQPSISKFDGHYDFLAMTMENFLRSKELWSLVEVGIPTPVIGLGSSGKAQKVVVEAAKFNDLRVKNFLFQSIDREIFETILDKSTSQEIWNSIKQKYRVSIRVKRAQLQALRKEFELLTMKEGEKVDNFLGRTMTIVSKMKSNGEAVEQSVVESIGA from the exons ATGACAATCCCTGAGTTTGTGCAACCCTCCATTTCTAAATTTGATGGTCATTATGACTTTTTGGCAATGACCATGGAGAATTTCCTTCGGAGCAAGGAGCTATGGAGTCTTGTGGAGGTTGGTATACCTACACCTGTAATTGGTTTAGGATCCAGTGGTAAGGCTCAAAAGGTAGTTGTGGAGGCAGCCAAATTCAATGACTTGAGGGTCAAAAATTTTCTCTTTCAGTCCATTGATAGGGAAATATTCGAGACTATTCTTGACAAAAGTACATCACAAGAAATTTGGAACTCTATAAAACAGAAGTACCGGGTATCTATTAGAGTGAAACGTGCACAACTTCAAGCATTGAGGAAAGAATTTGAGCTACTCACCatgaaagaaggagaaaaagtgGACAACTTTCTAGGCCGCACCATGACTATAGTGAGTAAAATGAAGTCCAATGGAGAAGCAGTGGAACAGAGTGTTGTG GAGTCTATTGGTGCATGA
- the LOC108321170 gene encoding uncharacterized protein LOC108321170 isoform X1: protein MTIPEFVQPSISKFDGHYDFLAMTMENFLRSKELWSLVEVGIPTPVIGLGSSGKAQKVVVEAAKFNDLRVKNFLFQSIDREIFETILDKSTSQEIWNSIKQKYRVSIRVKRAQLQALRKEFELLTMKEGEKVDNFLGRTMTIVSKMKSNGEAVEQSVVLHRSLLVHEQRMIEVQEEEHMLKATHEHTSSRSTQEEKPGRGRGRGGFIGSRGRGRERQLFNKATIECFKCHRLGHFQYKYPYWDLESISTLQIFGGPIHPASHNNKRYSLSFIDDFTRKTWVYFLHEKS from the exons ATGACAATCCCTGAGTTTGTGCAACCCTCCATTTCTAAATTTGATGGTCATTATGACTTTTTGGCAATGACCATGGAGAATTTCCTTCGGAGCAAGGAGCTATGGAGTCTTGTGGAGGTTGGTATACCTACACCTGTAATTGGTTTAGGATCCAGTGGTAAGGCTCAAAAGGTAGTTGTGGAGGCAGCCAAATTCAATGACTTGAGGGTCAAAAATTTTCTCTTTCAGTCCATTGATAGGGAAATATTCGAGACTATTCTTGACAAAAGTACATCACAAGAAATTTGGAACTCTATAAAACAGAAGTACCGGGTATCTATTAGAGTGAAACGTGCACAACTTCAAGCATTGAGGAAAGAATTTGAGCTACTCACCatgaaagaaggagaaaaagtgGACAACTTTCTAGGCCGCACCATGACTATAGTGAGTAAAATGAAGTCCAATGGAGAAGCAGTGGAACAGAGTGTTGTG TTACATAGGAGTCTATTGGTGCATGAGCAACGAATGATCGAGGTACAAGAGGAAGAACATATGCTCAAAGCAACCCATGAGCACACCAGTAGCAGAAGCACTCAAGAGGAGAAGCCTGGCAGAGGCAGAGGCCGTGGTGGGTTTATAGGCAGTCGTGGCAGAGGCAGAGAAAGACAACTATTCAACAAGGCCACCATTGAGTGTTTCAAGTGTCATAGGTTAGGGCATTTCCAGTATAAGTACCCTTACTGGGACCTGGAGAGCATCTCAACTCTACAAATATTCGGAGGGCCTATCCATCCAGCTTCACACAACAATAAAAGGTACTCTCTAAGCTTCATTGATGATTTCACTAGGAAGACTTGGGTATATTTTTTGCATGAAAAATCATAA